Proteins found in one Longimicrobiales bacterium genomic segment:
- the rsmA gene encoding 16S rRNA (adenine(1518)-N(6)/adenine(1519)-N(6))-dimethyltransferase RsmA, with translation MTAHRARKSLGQNFLVDANQQRRIVAALDPTPDDTVIEIGPGQGALTRHLAGSVGRLILIELDRDLAPALAREYADAPHVTVVQADVLDTDLRALVGGDMTHVKVIGNIPYNITTPIIFRLLERDLRPERIVLMIQREVADRILAEPGNTDYGALSVGVRSVARVERLFHVSRRSFRPVPGVDSSVIRIVPITPAPLSARDEDDLRELTRAAFSWRRKQLQKTLRAAPGYALDAHAVAELERRTGIPLQQRPEQLSPDALTALARALRDVRAQNAGVQESAS, from the coding sequence ATGACCGCTCACCGCGCCAGGAAGTCGCTCGGCCAGAACTTTCTCGTCGATGCCAACCAGCAGCGCCGCATCGTCGCCGCGCTCGACCCCACGCCCGACGACACCGTCATCGAGATCGGACCCGGTCAGGGCGCGCTCACGCGGCATCTCGCCGGATCCGTCGGTCGCCTCATTCTCATCGAGCTCGACCGCGATCTCGCGCCCGCACTGGCAAGGGAGTATGCCGATGCGCCGCACGTCACGGTCGTTCAGGCCGACGTGCTCGACACCGATCTGCGTGCGCTCGTCGGCGGCGACATGACGCACGTCAAGGTTATCGGCAACATCCCCTACAACATTACGACACCCATCATCTTCCGACTCCTCGAGCGCGACCTGCGGCCCGAGCGCATCGTGCTCATGATCCAGCGCGAAGTAGCTGACCGCATCCTCGCCGAACCCGGTAACACCGATTACGGCGCACTGTCCGTCGGCGTGCGCAGCGTCGCACGGGTCGAACGTCTGTTCCATGTGAGTCGCCGATCGTTCCGACCGGTGCCCGGCGTCGACTCTTCCGTCATTCGCATTGTTCCGATCACGCCCGCACCGCTCAGCGCGCGCGATGAGGATGACCTGCGCGAGCTCACACGTGCCGCGTTCTCCTGGCGTCGCAAGCAGCTCCAGAAGACGCTCCGCGCCGCGCCAGGCTACGCGCTGGACGCCCACGCAGTCGCCGAGCTGGAGCGCCGCACCGGCATTCCGCTCCAGCAGCGGCCCGAACAGCTTTCGCCCGATGCACTCACCGCGCTGGCCCGCGCGCTTCGCGATGTGCGCGCGCAGAACGCCGGGGTGCAGGAGAGCGCTTCGTGA
- a CDS encoding histidine kinase dimerization/phospho-acceptor domain-containing protein, producing the protein MSSAHPDWNAVLGHELRTPVAAILGYQELLEDGMLGQIPAPAAEALRRVRFAASQLITLIDAVEGSADGQEPSAFPVHELFDDAISAVSFDAEGRGTRIEFSDSPLELYTHRNDACRALALVLGAAIKVTPGGVLHIAAGDSADPHITVSGATLDAVRDRLDPDRPLTGAGLRLELAAAAAARIRGTVALLADGTVRLVLPRLLLS; encoded by the coding sequence GTGAGCTCCGCACATCCCGACTGGAACGCAGTCCTCGGACATGAGCTGCGCACCCCCGTGGCCGCCATCCTCGGGTATCAGGAGCTCCTCGAGGATGGTATGCTCGGTCAGATCCCCGCCCCCGCCGCGGAAGCGCTCCGCAGGGTTCGCTTCGCCGCCAGCCAGCTCATCACGCTCATCGACGCAGTCGAGGGAAGCGCCGACGGGCAGGAGCCCTCAGCTTTTCCCGTGCACGAGCTCTTCGATGACGCCATCTCCGCTGTCAGCTTCGATGCCGAAGGTCGTGGCACGCGCATCGAATTCTCCGACTCACCGCTCGAGCTGTACACACACCGCAACGATGCCTGTCGCGCACTCGCGCTCGTCCTGGGCGCGGCCATCAAGGTCACCCCCGGCGGCGTCCTGCACATCGCGGCCGGTGACAGCGCCGACCCGCACATCACCGTCTCCGGCGCCACCCTGGACGCCGTGCGCGACCGTCTCGACCCCGACCGGCCCCTCACCGGCGCCGGCCTCAGGCTGGAGCTCGCCGCAGCGGCGGCCGCGCGCATCCGCGGCACCGTCGCTCTGCTGGCGGATGGCACCGTTCGCCTCGTGCTGCCGCGGCTGCTCCTGTCCTGA
- a CDS encoding MBL fold metallo-hydrolase, with protein MTAPLVQTRQLGDLRIHAVHGGSQHLDGGAMFGVVPKPLWQKRIAADERNRIPLAMRCLLVETTDALVLIDNGAGNKENEKFIDIYGIDNAASDPDRYPTRIEEALAVLGFAADDVDIMVDTHLHFDHAGGNTRRTEEGTIELSFPRARYVVQHGELEWSRIRNERIQASYLPHNFEPVVDAGRMDLVEGDVEIVPGVSVMRTPGHTPHHQSVLITSQGETACFLADVIPTSAHLPLPWIMGYDVEPLVTLETKRTLLERAREERWLLVFEHDPVRAWGRLDPAEARPILLPDDAD; from the coding sequence ATGACCGCTCCGCTCGTACAGACCCGGCAGCTCGGCGATCTGCGCATTCATGCAGTGCACGGCGGATCGCAGCACCTCGATGGCGGTGCCATGTTCGGTGTCGTCCCCAAGCCGCTCTGGCAGAAGCGCATCGCGGCCGATGAACGCAACCGCATTCCCCTCGCCATGCGCTGCCTCCTCGTCGAGACGACCGATGCGCTCGTGCTGATCGACAACGGCGCGGGCAACAAGGAGAATGAAAAATTCATCGATATCTACGGCATCGACAACGCCGCCTCCGATCCGGACCGTTACCCCACCCGGATAGAGGAGGCACTCGCCGTGCTGGGCTTTGCCGCGGATGACGTCGACATAATGGTGGACACGCATCTGCACTTCGATCACGCGGGCGGCAACACGCGCAGGACGGAGGAGGGCACGATCGAGCTGTCGTTCCCGCGCGCACGCTACGTGGTACAGCACGGGGAGCTCGAATGGTCGCGCATTCGCAACGAGCGCATCCAGGCGAGTTACCTGCCGCACAACTTCGAGCCGGTCGTGGATGCGGGGCGGATGGACCTGGTGGAGGGTGATGTCGAGATCGTGCCTGGCGTCAGCGTGATGCGCACACCGGGACACACGCCGCATCACCAGTCCGTACTCATCACGTCACAGGGGGAGACGGCGTGTTTCCTGGCGGACGTCATCCCCACCTCCGCACATCTGCCTCTGCCGTGGATCATGGGCTATGACGTGGAGCCGCTGGTCACACTGGAAACGAAGCGGACACTGCTCGAGCGCGCCCGCGAAGAGCGGTGGCTGCTGGTGTTCGAGCACGACCCCGTGCGCGCGTGGGGGCGGCTGGATCCCGCCGAGGCGAGGCCCATTCTGCTTCCTGACGACGCAGACTGA
- a CDS encoding redox-sensing transcriptional repressor Rex, protein MNGFTIPQAAPEPHDDEQIMKKVSESTVARLSVYLRLLTEVAAAGVTTLASEELARRCGTSAAQVRKDLSFFGTFGKRGLGYSVPELTAALRGILGLERRWRVALIGAGKIGAALMAYQDFRRQGFDIVAVFDADPSKVGTKWQGLIVESDADLKRSLQGIDIAIVAVPAEAAQGVVNRVTSAGVRAILNFAPTKLTVPDEVTVKTVNMALELEGLSYALVNSTRGTRRVTSRPAASRGGGQRDE, encoded by the coding sequence GTGAATGGTTTCACAATCCCGCAGGCCGCCCCAGAGCCGCACGACGATGAGCAGATCATGAAGAAGGTGTCCGAGTCGACGGTCGCACGGCTGTCGGTATATCTGCGTCTGCTGACAGAGGTGGCGGCTGCGGGAGTGACGACGCTCGCGAGCGAGGAGCTCGCCCGCCGGTGCGGGACATCCGCGGCGCAGGTTCGCAAGGATCTCTCGTTCTTCGGCACGTTCGGGAAGCGGGGCCTGGGCTACTCGGTGCCGGAGCTGACAGCGGCGCTGCGCGGGATTCTGGGGCTGGAGCGGCGGTGGCGGGTGGCGCTGATCGGGGCGGGCAAGATTGGCGCTGCACTGATGGCGTACCAGGATTTCCGGCGCCAGGGATTCGACATCGTGGCTGTGTTCGACGCGGACCCGTCGAAAGTCGGGACGAAGTGGCAGGGTCTCATCGTGGAGTCGGATGCGGATCTGAAGCGGTCGTTGCAGGGGATCGACATTGCGATCGTGGCGGTGCCTGCGGAGGCAGCGCAGGGCGTGGTAAACCGGGTGACGTCGGCAGGCGTTCGGGCGATCCTGAATTTTGCGCCGACGAAGCTGACGGTGCCTGACGAGGTGACGGTAAAGACTGTGAACATGGCGCTCGAGCTGGAAGGTCTGTCGTATGCGCTGGTGAATTCGACGCGGGGGACGCGTCGAGTGACGTCGCGTCCGGCAGCGTCACGGGGTGGGGGACAGCGGGATGAGTGA
- a CDS encoding type II CAAX endopeptidase family protein, translating into MPGRATGWLGGIARIGAWAGLLVVFGILAGALWSLLPAEAGAGMAGQSFATAVGAIAAGALLIRAVDGRSPAALGIGVSRNTPREVGVGMLIGAAGLMAAVIVLLATGSLRYGSQAGTAVTWLSTVAVQAGGFTVAAFAEEALFRGYPFQVLVRVGGPVLAIVVSSVLFALAHGANPSIGIFALVNIFLAGILLAVAYLRTLSLWFATALHMGWNWTMATLFDLPVSGLQMFDTPLYEPAVGGPGWWSGGVFGPEGGLVGTIGFGLALLLVLRWPAVRPDPMMLAARPLALMSEEESNDG; encoded by the coding sequence ATGCCCGGCCGTGCGACGGGATGGCTGGGCGGCATCGCGCGTATCGGTGCGTGGGCCGGCCTGCTGGTGGTGTTCGGCATACTGGCTGGCGCACTGTGGAGCCTGCTTCCCGCCGAGGCGGGCGCGGGAATGGCCGGGCAGTCGTTCGCCACGGCGGTCGGCGCGATCGCGGCGGGCGCACTCCTGATCCGGGCCGTGGACGGACGCTCGCCGGCCGCGCTCGGAATTGGCGTGTCACGGAACACGCCTCGCGAAGTCGGCGTCGGGATGCTGATCGGCGCGGCTGGCCTCATGGCGGCGGTGATCGTGCTGCTGGCTACCGGGTCGCTGCGTTATGGTTCGCAGGCTGGAACCGCGGTGACGTGGCTGAGCACCGTAGCCGTGCAGGCTGGCGGCTTCACTGTGGCGGCGTTCGCCGAGGAGGCGTTGTTCCGGGGCTATCCGTTCCAGGTACTGGTGCGCGTGGGCGGGCCGGTACTGGCCATCGTCGTGTCGTCGGTGCTGTTCGCGCTTGCGCACGGCGCGAACCCGTCGATCGGGATATTCGCGCTGGTCAACATTTTCCTCGCGGGGATCCTGCTCGCCGTAGCGTATCTGAGAACGCTCAGCCTGTGGTTCGCCACAGCGCTGCACATGGGCTGGAACTGGACCATGGCAACGCTGTTCGACCTGCCGGTCAGCGGTCTGCAGATGTTTGATACACCGCTCTACGAGCCAGCGGTCGGCGGCCCGGGCTGGTGGTCGGGCGGTGTGTTCGGACCGGAGGGGGGACTGGTGGGCACGATCGGGTTCGGACTGGCGCTGCTGCTGGTCCTGCGCTGGCCCGCCGTGCGCCCGGATCCGATGATGCTCGCGGCAAGGCCGCTCGCACTGATGAGTGAAGAGGAGTCGAATGACGGATAG
- a CDS encoding biotin transporter BioY: protein MSYMLTQIRRAAHVEVMTSVPARRIFAVMTFALLTAFSAHVAAPLPGTAVPVSLQTLMVLLSGLLLGPALGAAAQTAYLMAGAAGLPVFAAGLGVPYLFGPTGGYLLAFPAAAAVAGAVAAQARGGTGARVAVLALAGVLATLAVYAGGTAQLTLLTGDAAGAVRMGVLPFLIGDLAKLVFAVIVALRIRRRTLALL from the coding sequence ATGAGCTACATGCTGACACAGATCCGCCGCGCGGCGCATGTCGAGGTCATGACGAGCGTACCGGCGCGCCGCATCTTCGCCGTGATGACCTTCGCCCTGCTCACGGCGTTCAGCGCCCACGTCGCCGCGCCGCTGCCCGGCACCGCCGTGCCTGTCTCACTGCAGACGCTCATGGTCCTGCTGTCCGGGCTGCTGCTCGGCCCGGCGCTCGGCGCGGCCGCCCAGACGGCTTATCTCATGGCCGGCGCCGCCGGCCTCCCGGTGTTCGCTGCCGGGCTCGGCGTGCCGTATCTGTTCGGTCCGACGGGCGGCTACCTGCTGGCGTTTCCGGCGGCCGCGGCGGTCGCGGGCGCTGTCGCGGCACAGGCCCGGGGCGGTACGGGTGCACGCGTGGCGGTGCTGGCGCTCGCGGGCGTGCTCGCGACACTGGCGGTGTATGCAGGCGGTACCGCCCAGCTGACGCTCCTGACCGGTGACGCTGCGGGCGCGGTTCGGATGGGCGTCCTGCCTTTCCTTATCGGCGACCTCGCGAAGCTGGTCTTTGCGGTAATCGTCGCACTGCGGATCCGTCGTCGAACCCTCGCGCTCCTTTAG
- a CDS encoding 3-hydroxybutyryl-CoA dehydrogenase → MTDRMRVAVVGAGTMGNGIAHAFAQHGHPVILIDVDAAQLDRARQTIGANLDRQVKKGSLTAEAREATLSSLDTTTDRERAAGSGLIIEAVPENVALKSEILRSLDPLAGDAILASNTSSIAITTLATSISRPDRFIGMHFMNPVPVMKLIEVIRGLQTSDETVATVLELSRGLDKTPVEVNDFAGFVSNRVLMPMINEAVFCLMEGVAEPEAIDTVMKLGMNHPLGPLALADLIGLDTCLAILEVLQRDIGDDKYRPCPLLRKYVAAGWLGRKTGRGFYTYEAK, encoded by the coding sequence ATGACGGATAGAATGCGCGTCGCAGTCGTGGGCGCGGGAACGATGGGCAACGGCATCGCGCACGCGTTTGCACAGCATGGTCATCCGGTCATCCTGATCGATGTCGACGCCGCTCAGCTGGACCGCGCCCGCCAGACCATTGGCGCCAATCTCGACCGGCAGGTGAAGAAGGGGTCGCTCACCGCAGAGGCGCGCGAGGCGACGCTGTCGAGCCTCGATACGACGACCGACCGCGAGCGCGCCGCAGGTTCGGGGCTGATCATCGAGGCAGTGCCGGAGAACGTTGCGCTGAAGTCCGAGATCCTCCGCTCGCTCGACCCGCTCGCCGGGGACGCCATCCTGGCATCCAACACCTCTTCCATTGCCATCACCACCCTGGCTACGAGCATCAGCCGGCCGGACCGGTTCATCGGCATGCACTTCATGAACCCGGTCCCGGTCATGAAGCTAATCGAGGTGATCCGCGGGCTGCAGACGTCTGACGAGACGGTTGCCACGGTGCTCGAGCTGTCACGCGGCCTCGACAAGACGCCGGTCGAGGTCAATGACTTCGCGGGCTTCGTGTCCAACCGCGTCCTCATGCCGATGATCAACGAGGCCGTCTTCTGTCTGATGGAGGGCGTGGCGGAGCCGGAAGCCATCGACACCGTCATGAAGCTCGGCATGAACCACCCCTTGGGTCCGCTCGCACTCGCCGATCTGATCGGTCTCGACACGTGTCTCGCGATTCTCGAAGTCCTCCAGCGCGACATCGGTGACGACAAGTATCGCCCGTGTCCGCTGCTGCGCAAGTACGT
- a CDS encoding 3'-5' exonuclease, with translation MVGRAGRSGAEAARRLQLELPGLIIDTSDAARTGIRIRLEKAPARARLTVEPVDCAGATQDDTPIRSLEYAIVDVETTGGSWAYGHRITEIAAVRVRGDGTILDEYRSLVNPERPIPAVITALTNISWDMVRDAPRFADVAPDVARVLGGAVFVAHNAPFDWRFVSAELLRAGVPLSGRTLCTVRMARKLVPELRSRSLDSLIYFFNIPIEARHRAYGDARATAELFRLLLDRLDGLEVTRWHELQQLLARRAKRRKRQANPHSIPEPGP, from the coding sequence GTGGTAGGTCGCGCCGGCCGGTCGGGCGCCGAGGCGGCGCGGCGCCTGCAACTCGAGCTGCCCGGCCTCATCATAGACACGAGCGATGCCGCACGAACGGGCATCCGGATCCGCCTGGAGAAGGCGCCCGCGCGCGCTCGGCTGACGGTCGAGCCGGTCGACTGTGCGGGCGCGACGCAGGACGACACACCGATCCGCTCGCTCGAATACGCCATCGTCGATGTCGAGACGACCGGTGGATCGTGGGCGTACGGTCACCGCATCACGGAGATTGCCGCGGTGCGGGTGCGCGGCGATGGCACGATCCTCGACGAGTACCGCTCACTCGTGAATCCGGAGCGGCCGATCCCTGCGGTCATCACCGCGCTCACGAACATATCCTGGGACATGGTGCGCGATGCTCCGCGCTTCGCAGACGTGGCGCCCGACGTAGCGCGCGTGCTCGGCGGTGCCGTGTTCGTCGCGCACAACGCACCTTTTGACTGGCGATTCGTGAGCGCCGAGCTGCTGCGTGCCGGTGTGCCGCTCAGCGGCCGGACGCTCTGCACCGTGCGCATGGCGCGCAAGCTCGTGCCGGAGCTACGCAGCCGATCGCTCGATTCGCTCATCTACTTCTTCAACATTCCGATCGAGGCGCGTCACCGTGCGTACGGCGATGCGCGTGCGACGGCGGAACTGTTCCGGCTGCTGCTCGACCGGCTCGATGGGCTGGAGGTGACGCGCTGGCACGAGCTCCAGCAGCTGCTCGCGCGGCGCGCGAAACGGCGCAAGCGACAGGCGAATCCCCACTCCATCCCCGAGCCAGGCCCATGA
- a CDS encoding GAF domain-containing SpoIIE family protein phosphatase: MKTTVLTDLTPLPSPVVALLDAFRDAHPGAELRLWAEQTDAPVCLYPGSDVPAEEWAAGTRHRLDLSDGPSLSLEVRGDDGAQMDPGFLAHALGQLLHHEREARSAARELTERYEEINLLYFISEILASVLSVPDAAERILAEVADVLGARRASLWVFDPGDNRLHIAAAVGEEGLRGPISVDDRESATAWVFRERQSLNLERGALLPTVPRLEPRPSGREAFLSVPINYTPPNGTTRTVGVITLVGRRTNVRFTAGDSRLLSAIASQIGAALETQRLVRDSLRQERLMRELELAHDLQLKLLPDPDAFEGPPQVAARCLPAESVGGDFYHLFRLPNDRVGIMIGDVSSHGFSAALIMALTMSAVAIYAQESGPPAEVMRHVHRALIKELETTEMYLTLFYGVIDPRAGHLVYANAGHPHAFLIGVDGRRTRLGATAPPLGIAQMSDYGEDTIEWSADGSLICLFTDGLTDVYPDGGAGAGEPSLIADVISTRDQPLETILNLVFTTAQSAPMTTPADDRTALLVRG; encoded by the coding sequence ATGAAGACGACCGTTCTGACAGACCTCACGCCGCTGCCGTCACCGGTGGTGGCGCTGCTGGATGCGTTTCGGGATGCGCATCCCGGTGCGGAGCTGCGGCTGTGGGCCGAACAGACGGACGCACCGGTCTGCCTGTACCCGGGGTCGGACGTTCCCGCTGAGGAATGGGCCGCGGGCACGCGCCACCGTCTGGATCTGAGCGATGGCCCTTCTCTGTCGCTCGAGGTGCGTGGCGATGACGGCGCGCAGATGGACCCCGGCTTCCTCGCCCACGCGCTCGGACAGCTGCTGCACCACGAGCGCGAAGCACGCTCCGCGGCCCGCGAGCTGACGGAACGCTACGAGGAGATCAATCTCCTCTATTTCATCAGTGAGATCCTGGCGTCCGTCCTCTCCGTGCCGGACGCGGCGGAACGCATTCTGGCGGAGGTCGCCGATGTGCTCGGTGCGCGGCGCGCGTCGCTCTGGGTATTCGATCCGGGCGACAACCGCCTCCACATCGCGGCCGCGGTCGGTGAAGAAGGTCTGCGCGGGCCGATATCGGTGGATGATCGTGAATCGGCGACGGCGTGGGTGTTCCGGGAGCGGCAGTCGCTCAACCTGGAGCGTGGCGCACTGCTGCCCACGGTGCCGCGGCTGGAGCCGCGGCCGAGCGGCCGCGAGGCCTTCCTGTCCGTGCCGATCAACTACACCCCGCCGAACGGCACGACACGTACCGTCGGCGTCATCACGCTGGTCGGTCGGCGAACGAACGTGCGATTCACCGCCGGCGATTCCCGCCTGCTGTCGGCGATCGCCAGCCAGATCGGCGCAGCGCTCGAGACCCAGCGGCTCGTGCGCGACAGCCTGCGGCAGGAGCGGCTCATGCGCGAGCTCGAGCTTGCGCATGACCTCCAGCTCAAGCTCCTGCCCGATCCCGATGCGTTCGAAGGACCGCCACAGGTCGCAGCGCGCTGTCTTCCCGCCGAGTCCGTCGGCGGTGACTTCTATCACCTGTTCCGCCTGCCCAACGACCGCGTCGGGATCATGATCGGCGACGTATCGAGCCACGGCTTCTCCGCCGCGCTGATCATGGCCCTGACCATGAGCGCCGTCGCCATCTATGCCCAGGAGTCCGGTCCGCCCGCCGAGGTGATGCGCCACGTGCACCGTGCACTCATCAAGGAGCTGGAAACGACGGAAATGTATCTCACGCTGTTCTACGGCGTTATCGACCCGCGCGCCGGTCATCTCGTTTACGCGAACGCGGGCCACCCGCACGCGTTCCTCATCGGCGTCGATGGCAGGCGCACGCGACTCGGTGCCACAGCGCCGCCGCTCGGTATTGCCCAGATGAGCGACTACGGCGAGGACACCATTGAGTGGAGCGCAGACGGAAGCCTGATCTGTCTGTTCACCGATGGCCTCACGGACGTGTATCCGGACGGCGGCGCCGGCGCGGGCGAACCCAGCCTCATCGCTGATGTCATCAGCACGCGCGACCAGCCGCTCGAGACGATTCTGAACCTCGTGTTCACCACGGCGCAGAGCGCGCCGATGACGACGCCCGCGGACGACCGTACCGCACTGCTCGTGCGGGGATGA
- a CDS encoding arginine deiminase family protein: MSERVGVTSEIGALRAVVCHTPGPELLAVTPTNREDFLYDDIIDLDQARREHHRFKALLSRFSEVYEVRELLEEIFDRPEVRPFLIERVMDVARSEPLARHLMEVPSADLVSLFIEGRAVEGGALQQLLNVQAYELPPLPNLFFTRDASMVAGDGVIIGSMRYNVRWTEEILMKALFQYHPLLENSGLVYDGSEERRAGYTMEGGDVHILRRDLALIGMSERSSPGAFDTLAEQLMTKQGITDILVVVLPTDRAMIHLDMIFTMIDRDHCVVFPPNFVGPTRSPVLHLKAGKKGMREMPNLFAALRQLDMPLEPVFCGGPKRTLQEREQWSSGCNFVAVRPGLILGYSRNEATYDELKREAGYRIVKGMDFLTGDTEIEDDEKAALVFDGGELVRGGGGGRCMTLPVRRDEAW, from the coding sequence ATGAGTGAGCGGGTTGGGGTTACATCGGAGATCGGCGCGCTGAGGGCGGTGGTGTGCCACACGCCAGGACCGGAGCTGCTGGCGGTGACGCCGACGAACCGGGAAGACTTTCTGTACGATGACATCATCGATCTGGATCAGGCGCGGCGTGAGCATCATCGGTTCAAGGCATTGCTGTCGCGGTTCTCGGAAGTGTACGAGGTGCGCGAGCTGCTGGAGGAGATCTTCGACCGGCCGGAAGTGCGACCGTTCCTTATCGAGCGGGTGATGGACGTGGCGCGCTCCGAGCCGCTGGCGCGTCACCTGATGGAGGTGCCGTCGGCCGACCTGGTGTCTCTGTTCATCGAGGGCCGTGCGGTGGAGGGCGGAGCGCTGCAGCAGCTGCTCAATGTGCAGGCGTACGAGCTGCCGCCGCTGCCGAACCTGTTTTTCACGCGCGACGCCAGCATGGTGGCGGGCGATGGCGTGATCATCGGGTCGATGCGCTACAACGTGCGGTGGACGGAGGAGATCCTGATGAAGGCGCTCTTTCAGTATCACCCGCTGCTGGAGAACAGCGGCCTGGTGTATGACGGCAGCGAGGAGCGTCGCGCGGGCTACACGATGGAAGGCGGCGACGTGCACATCCTGCGTCGCGACCTGGCGCTGATCGGGATGTCGGAGCGTTCGAGTCCCGGCGCATTCGACACGCTGGCCGAGCAGCTCATGACGAAGCAGGGCATCACCGATATCCTCGTGGTGGTACTGCCGACGGATCGTGCGATGATCCACCTGGACATGATCTTCACAATGATCGATCGTGACCATTGCGTGGTGTTCCCGCCGAACTTCGTGGGCCCGACGCGGAGCCCGGTGCTGCATCTGAAGGCGGGCAAGAAAGGCATGCGCGAGATGCCGAACCTGTTCGCGGCGCTGCGGCAGCTGGACATGCCGCTCGAGCCGGTGTTCTGCGGCGGGCCGAAGCGAACGTTGCAGGAGCGCGAGCAGTGGTCGAGCGGCTGCAACTTCGTTGCGGTACGTCCCGGTCTGATCCTCGGCTATTCCCGCAACGAGGCCACGTACGACGAGCTGAAGCGCGAGGCCGGCTACCGCATCGTCAAGGGCATGGATTTCCTGACGGGCGATACGGAGATCGAGGATGACGAGAAGGCCGCACTGGTGTTCGATGGCGGGGAGCTGGTGCGCGGCGGTGGCGGCGGGCGCTGCATGACCCTCCCGGTGCGACGCGACGAGGCGTGGTAG
- a CDS encoding acetyl-CoA C-acetyltransferase gives MSDPRHTAVVVSGARTPIGRFLGGLSPLRAPDLGAIAIRAAVERAGIDAGDLNDVIMGHVVTGGAGQAPARQAAIKGGIPENVGAMTVSRVCGSGLQAVMLAAQAIRAGDADAMLAGGMESMSNAPYYLFGMREGVKFGNQEIIDGLIHDGLWCSFESCHMGGHAEYTAHKAGVTRADADEFSAESHRKAVAAMDSGAFRQEIVPVEIASRKGATVIEADEPPRRDTTAETLNRLKPAFAQYAPKEVTDPIVTAGNAPGLNDGAAALVITSEAYAKAHGLTIQARINAYSSGAVAPRDLFFAPVRAVRRVMEKEGKQIGDYDLIEANEAFAVQAIADGRELGWDWDRVNVHGGAVALGHPIGASGARVLVTLLNAMQQRDAETGLATLCLGGGDAVALSVERV, from the coding sequence ATGAGCGACCCGCGCCACACCGCAGTCGTCGTCAGCGGCGCGCGTACACCGATCGGCAGATTCCTGGGTGGTCTGAGCCCGCTGCGCGCGCCCGACCTGGGCGCGATCGCGATCCGCGCCGCAGTGGAACGCGCCGGGATCGATGCCGGTGATCTGAACGACGTGATCATGGGACATGTCGTCACAGGCGGAGCGGGACAGGCGCCCGCACGCCAGGCGGCGATCAAGGGTGGCATTCCCGAGAATGTCGGCGCGATGACGGTGAGCCGCGTTTGCGGGTCCGGCCTGCAGGCAGTGATGCTGGCGGCGCAGGCAATCCGCGCCGGCGATGCGGATGCGATGCTGGCCGGCGGCATGGAGTCGATGTCCAACGCGCCGTACTACCTGTTCGGCATGCGCGAGGGCGTGAAGTTCGGCAACCAGGAGATCATCGACGGCCTGATACACGATGGCCTCTGGTGCTCCTTCGAGTCGTGTCACATGGGCGGCCACGCGGAGTACACGGCGCACAAGGCCGGTGTGACGCGCGCGGACGCCGACGAGTTCTCGGCCGAGTCCCATCGCAAGGCAGTGGCCGCGATGGACAGCGGGGCGTTCCGCCAGGAGATCGTTCCCGTCGAGATCGCTTCGCGCAAGGGCGCGACTGTGATCGAGGCGGACGAGCCGCCGCGCCGCGACACCACGGCGGAGACGCTCAACAGGCTGAAGCCCGCATTCGCGCAGTACGCGCCGAAGGAAGTCACCGATCCGATCGTGACCGCGGGTAACGCGCCCGGCCTGAACGATGGTGCAGCGGCGCTCGTGATCACGAGCGAAGCATATGCGAAGGCCCACGGTCTCACGATCCAGGCGCGCATCAACGCGTACTCCAGCGGTGCAGTGGCGCCACGCGACCTGTTCTTTGCTCCCGTGCGGGCCGTCCGCCGCGTAATGGAGAAGGAAGGGAAGCAGATCGGCGATTACGATCTGATCGAGGCCAACGAAGCGTTCGCCGTGCAGGCGATCGCCGACGGCCGCGAGCTCGGGTGGGACTGGGACCGCGTCAATGTGCACGGCGGTGCCGTCGCGCTCGGACATCCGATCGGCGCGTCCGGCGCGCGCGTGCTCGTGACGCTGCTGAACGCCATGCAGCAGCGCGATGCGGAGACGGGCCTCGCAACACTCTGTCTCGGCGGTGGCGATGCCGTTGCACTATCCGTCGAAAGGGTCTGA